In Carcharodon carcharias isolate sCarCar2 chromosome 3, sCarCar2.pri, whole genome shotgun sequence, a single window of DNA contains:
- the lrrc24 gene encoding leucine-rich repeat-containing protein 24 translates to QWRCDCVLHWLRAWIIQEGHRLLLGKRILCAEPPRLAGQSLLDIPGNSLVCIPPAVRLDRGEGLVVSRPGDDLRVVCRASGYPQPAVGWRKVGGGGGGAAVGGLRAGAGSVGGAWGAGAWASGDPGTLTLRNLTASQAGRYECEARNPGGRAAAAFELSVNLSGSGGRGLGLGLGSLLPLPPGGRRPGPGLSQEPLYESVDSLDFTALGTATQTGIAAGISLLALTALLLLAVICRRRGKRGEVRGEEAEERAAGMAEEEEQRGLYLHDYSDGPTTFAQLEEYGDAAGHQMLVLDRTKRDFRTYKDTETETAAELGRLLQAGPLQDQATQTAEAEEEAEAHGEVLGNRGAGFQQEIKYEIHC, encoded by the exons cagtggagatgtgactgtgtgctgcactggctgcgAGCCTGGATCATTCAGGAGGGACACCGGCTGCTGCTGGGCAAGAGGATCCTGTGCGCCGAGCCCCCGCGCCTGGCCGGCCAGAGCCTGCTGGACATCCCCGGGAATAGCCTGGTCTGCATCCCTCCGGCCGTGCGGCTGGATCGCGGCGAGGGGTTGGTGGTCAGCCGCCCGGGTGACGACCTGCGTGTGGTGTGCCGAGCGTCCGGCTACCCGCAGCCGGcggtgggctggaggaaggtggggggtgggggcgggggggcagcgGTGGGGGGGCTCCGAGCGGGGGCGGGGTCGGTGGGCGGGGCCTGG GGGGCCGGGGCCTGGGCCTCGGGCGATCCCGGGACGCTGACCCTCCGCAACCTGACGGCCTCGCAGGCCGGGCGCTACGAGTGCGAGGCCCGCAACCCCGGCGGGAGGGCCGCTGCCGCCTTCGAGCTGTCGGTCAACCTGTCCGGGTCCGGGGGTCGGGgcctgggcctgggcctggggtcactcctccctctccctccggggGGGCGGCGGCCGGGCCCGGGCCTGAGCCAGGAGCCGCTGTACGAGAGCGTCGACAGCCTGGACTTCACCGCCCTAGGCACGGCCACCCAGACCGGCATCGCCGCCGGCATCTCGCTGCTGGCCCTGAccgccctgctgctgctggcggtGATCTGCCGGCGGCGGGGTAAGCGGGGGGAGGTGCGTGGGGAGGAGGCGGAGGAGAGGGCCGCCGGGAtggcggaggaggaggagcagcgcGGCCTTTACCTCCACGACTACTCGGACGGGCCCACCACCTTCGCCCAGCTGGAGGAGTACGGCGACGCCGCCGGGCACCAGATGCTGGTCCTCGACCGGACCAAGCGGGACTTCCGCACCTACAaggacacggagacggagacggcgGCCGAGCTGGGCCGGCTGCTGCAGGCCGGGCCCCTCCAGGACCAGGCCACCCAGACGGCCGAGGCCGAGGAGGAGGCCGAGGCCCACGGGGAGGTGTTGGGGAACCGCGGCGCCGGGTTCCAGCAGGAGATCAAGTACGAAATCCACTGctga